TGATGATGGTGGGCATATCCCACAGACCTCGCTGCGGCGGGTACGGCGGTTTATAGCGCGACTCACCCCGCTGTCCCTCTATGGAGTTCATCAGTGCCGACTCCTCACCGCACACGTACGCGCCGGCACCCTCGAACACCTGGATATCCATATCCTTCAAATAGCCTCGGGCCGCGGCCTGTCCTATTGCGGAGACGAGCAGGCTGTTGAGCGGATGGTACTCACCCCTCAGGTAGATATAGGCCTTGCGGGCGCCGATGGCCAATCCCGCTATAATCATCCCTTCGATCAGTCCGAAGGGGTCGTGGGAGAGGATGTATTTATCCTTAAATGCGCCGACCTCGCCCTCGTCGGCGTTGCAGATCAGGTACTTCTGCCGGCCTTTGGCGTTCATGGCCAGCTCCCATTTGAGCCCGCAGGGGAAACCTGCGCCGCCGCGGCCTGTCAACCCCGATTTTTTAACCTCCTCGACGATTGCCTTCGGCTTCATCCTGCGCGCTTTACCGTAAGCCTTGAAGCCTCCCGCCTTGAGATAAGATTCGATATTCTGAGGATCTATCGTCCCGCAGTTGCCCAGAACAATACGTTTTTCCGCCACTCATAACCTCCTGTCAACAGGATTTCAGTATCCCGGCAATGCCCTCAGACGTGAGGTTGCCGTACAATTTATCGTTGATCAGCATGGCGGGGGCCTGGTCGCAGGCGCCGATGCATCCCACTACCTCCAGCGTGAACTTCCCATCC
This genomic window from Dehalococcoidia bacterium contains:
- a CDS encoding NADH-quinone oxidoreductase subunit F — translated: MAEKRIVLGNCGTIDPQNIESYLKAGGFKAYGKARRMKPKAIVEEVKKSGLTGRGGAGFPCGLKWELAMNAKGRQKYLICNADEGEVGAFKDKYILSHDPFGLIEGMIIAGLAIGARKAYIYLRGEYHPLNSLLVSAIGQAAARGYLKDMDIQVFEGAGAYVCGEESALMNSIEGQRGESRYKPPYPPQRGLWDMPTII